A stretch of [Clostridium] scindens DNA encodes these proteins:
- a CDS encoding major tail protein, translated as MTGAENKVKYNIKNVHVAKQTEKTTEGATTYTYDTPKSIPGAISISLDAQGEISKFYADGIAYYVTSANNGYEGDLEMALIPSWFRVEILNEEQDKNGVLAENANKTTNPFALLFEFDGDVKAIRRCLYNCTCTRPSIASETKEETVDPGTETLTITNSPRKDGLVKVQTGPDTADGTYTGWYNKVYEPVAVTSEAAQTAEIKK; from the coding sequence ATGACTGGAGCAGAGAACAAAGTCAAGTACAACATTAAAAACGTTCATGTGGCCAAGCAGACAGAAAAGACCACAGAGGGAGCTACTACATACACGTATGATACTCCGAAAAGTATTCCTGGAGCGATCAGCATCAGCCTGGACGCACAGGGAGAGATTTCCAAGTTCTACGCGGACGGAATTGCGTACTATGTGACAAGCGCAAACAACGGATATGAGGGAGATCTGGAAATGGCACTCATTCCGAGCTGGTTCCGCGTGGAAATTCTCAATGAGGAGCAGGATAAAAATGGTGTTCTGGCGGAAAATGCGAACAAAACAACAAATCCGTTCGCTCTACTGTTTGAGTTTGATGGAGATGTGAAAGCAATCCGCAGATGCTTATATAACTGCACCTGCACCAGACCGTCTATTGCATCCGAGACAAAAGAGGAGACAGTAGACCCTGGAACAGAGACACTGACAATCACAAACAGTCCGAGAAAAGACGGTCTGGTAAAAGTACAGACAGGACCGGACACAGCAGATGGAACATATACAGGTTGGTACAACAAAGTATATGAGCCGGTTGCCGTGACAAGCGAGGCGGCACAGACAGCTGAAATAAAGAAATAG
- a CDS encoding HK97 gp10 family phage protein, whose product MAVKIGDLAKAVMKELDDYGVAVGLEVEKVSKEVAKDTAKMLNKTSPKLTGDYAASWTYGTGETKRTKHTMVVHAEKPEYALTHLLEKGHQKRGGGRTKAIVHIAPAEEAAVDELEKELRTRL is encoded by the coding sequence GTGGCGGTTAAAATTGGAGATCTGGCCAAGGCTGTCATGAAAGAGCTGGACGATTATGGCGTGGCAGTCGGCCTGGAGGTTGAAAAAGTATCCAAGGAAGTTGCCAAGGATACGGCCAAAATGCTGAATAAAACATCTCCAAAGCTGACAGGAGACTATGCAGCGTCATGGACTTACGGGACAGGAGAGACCAAACGGACAAAGCATACAATGGTTGTCCATGCGGAAAAACCGGAATATGCTCTGACGCATCTGCTGGAGAAAGGACACCAGAAACGGGGCGGTGGAAGAACCAAGGCCATAGTGCATATTGCACCTGCAGAGGAGGCAGCAGTAGATGAGCTGGAAAAGGAGCTGAGGACGAGATTATGA
- a CDS encoding phage major capsid protein yields the protein MKNKDVLAMEKAKIVEKMNQAIKDDDAKAFSEAFTELCQKIEDNVLEQAKEMLVEQDATILAQRGVRQLTSKEKQYYEKIIEAMRSTDPKQALNDVEVVMPETIIDSVFDELQTNHPLLSKLNATTVTGLTRMMMNTNGEQKAAWGKLTAKIIEELTSGFKEVDVTQEKLSAFLPVSKAMLDLGPTWLDTYVRQVLYEALANGLEYGIVQGTGKDEPIGMMKQVGEGVVVTGGKYPDKNAIKMTALDMTQMGNVTAIMARNDKGQARTVTSLILLVNPVDYFRRVLPATRMLTPDGIYASVLPVDAEIIQSAAVPEGKAVYGMATKYFLGVGMAKNGKIEYSDEYRFLEDERVYLIKLYAHGFALDNNAFQVLDIKDLQPLRFKVVSETEKAKTDDATLADLKVGALKLSPTFAAGTTEYTATTQNASNTITAVPASSTAEIEITVGDVKVTNGAAANWSEGSNTVTVKVTDGAQTKSYKVTVTKE from the coding sequence ATGAAGAATAAAGACGTATTAGCAATGGAAAAGGCCAAGATCGTTGAAAAAATGAATCAGGCCATCAAAGATGACGATGCAAAAGCATTCAGTGAGGCGTTCACTGAGCTGTGCCAGAAGATTGAGGACAATGTTCTGGAACAGGCCAAAGAGATGCTGGTGGAGCAGGATGCAACAATCCTGGCACAGAGAGGTGTACGCCAGCTGACATCCAAGGAAAAACAGTATTACGAGAAAATCATTGAGGCTATGAGATCCACAGATCCGAAACAGGCTCTCAATGACGTTGAGGTGGTTATGCCGGAAACAATCATTGATTCTGTCTTTGATGAACTCCAGACAAACCACCCGCTTCTGTCCAAGTTGAATGCAACCACAGTGACAGGCCTGACAAGAATGATGATGAACACAAACGGCGAGCAGAAAGCAGCATGGGGCAAGCTGACAGCCAAGATCATCGAGGAGCTGACCTCTGGATTCAAAGAGGTAGATGTAACACAGGAAAAACTGAGCGCATTCCTGCCGGTTTCCAAGGCTATGCTGGATTTAGGACCGACATGGCTGGATACATACGTGCGTCAGGTGCTCTATGAGGCACTGGCAAACGGGCTGGAGTATGGTATTGTACAGGGAACTGGAAAAGATGAGCCAATCGGTATGATGAAACAGGTCGGAGAGGGCGTTGTTGTGACGGGCGGAAAATATCCGGACAAAAACGCTATCAAAATGACTGCACTGGACATGACACAGATGGGAAATGTTACAGCAATCATGGCCAGAAACGACAAAGGACAGGCAAGAACTGTCACAAGCCTCATTTTGTTGGTTAATCCGGTGGATTATTTCCGCAGAGTGCTCCCGGCCACAAGGATGCTGACTCCGGATGGAATCTATGCATCTGTGCTCCCGGTGGACGCTGAAATCATTCAGAGTGCAGCTGTTCCGGAGGGAAAGGCAGTATATGGAATGGCAACCAAGTATTTCCTGGGCGTTGGAATGGCTAAAAATGGAAAAATTGAATATTCTGACGAATACAGATTCCTGGAAGATGAGAGAGTATATCTCATCAAGCTGTATGCTCATGGTTTCGCACTGGATAACAATGCTTTCCAGGTTCTGGATATCAAGGATCTCCAGCCGTTACGTTTTAAGGTTGTAAGCGAGACAGAAAAAGCAAAGACAGATGATGCAACACTGGCAGATTTGAAAGTTGGTGCACTGAAACTGTCTCCTACATTTGCAGCAGGAACCACAGAATACACAGCAACCACACAGAATGCGTCCAACACAATCACAGCAGTACCGGCAAGTTCCACAGCGGAAATTGAGATCACGGTGGGAGATGTGAAAGTGACAAATGGAGCAGCAGCAAACTGGTCCGAGGGTTCCAATACTGTGACTGTAAAAGTGACTGACGGAGCACAGACAAAGAGCTACAAAGTAACAGTGACAAAGGAGTAA
- a CDS encoding head maturation protease, ClpP-related translates to MPRQDKVFVCFQKAEDDTHKLYIYDDVTAYGTFNWSTWSYEESETSAKYFQEQLAAIPDTATIELHINSNGGSVKEGVAIYSQLKQKNCKKVGYVDGVAYSVAFLILQACDERVMGLGTSALIHNMWMSVDGNAKELRKAADDLDTLMESNRQIFLEKSNLEEQQLIDMMEAETFLTPEKALEYGLIDRVDSYQADDKDVQQRLMSRVQQLSGVIAQQKSFREQLESMRQQGGEPKPPVPTPKPEPEEKKLTNQLAKLFQNM, encoded by the coding sequence ATGCCAAGACAGGATAAAGTATTTGTATGTTTTCAGAAAGCAGAGGACGATACTCACAAATTATACATCTATGACGATGTGACAGCATACGGCACATTCAACTGGAGCACATGGAGCTATGAGGAATCGGAGACATCTGCAAAGTATTTCCAGGAGCAGCTTGCAGCCATTCCTGATACAGCAACCATCGAGCTGCATATCAACTCAAACGGAGGATCTGTCAAAGAGGGCGTGGCGATCTATAGCCAGCTGAAACAGAAGAACTGCAAAAAGGTTGGATATGTGGATGGAGTTGCCTACAGCGTAGCGTTCCTGATCCTGCAGGCGTGTGATGAGCGCGTCATGGGACTGGGAACATCTGCATTGATTCACAATATGTGGATGAGTGTGGATGGAAACGCAAAAGAACTCAGAAAAGCAGCAGATGATCTGGATACGCTCATGGAGTCAAACAGACAGATCTTTCTGGAAAAATCAAACCTGGAAGAACAGCAGCTCATTGACATGATGGAGGCAGAAACATTCCTAACACCGGAGAAAGCTCTGGAATACGGCCTCATTGACCGGGTAGACAGCTACCAGGCTGATGATAAGGACGTACAGCAGAGACTGATGAGCCGTGTGCAGCAGCTGTCCGGTGTGATTGCACAGCAGAAATCATTCCGGGAACAGTTGGAGTCTATGCGGCAGCAGGGAGGAGAACCAAAACCTCCGGTACCGACTCCAAAACCAGAGCCGGAAGAAAAGAAACTCACAAACCAGTTAGCAAAATTATTCCAAAATATGTAA
- a CDS encoding phage portal protein, with protein sequence MGLSLRKLFKAREKPGEDVQRVSSVEIADQQVRDAVTEICLRELAFWTCVGKIANALTKCEFRTFYEGEELFKDEYYLWNYEPNRNQNKAEFLSKAMEQLFRNNELLIVESYDGQLLVADDFSVTKNALYGDTYTNVQVDDYTFSRSFRSSDVLHWTLNNKNVNRIMQHLYDSYSKLIDYSAKSYLKSRGSRGTLNISAMAQSDKLFNEKLEKLMNEYFKSFFESPNAVLPLFEGYSYTDIGSKTYSEGTSRDIKSQYDDIFDFTARGFSMPPTLAKGDVQDTEKAVDEMLTFCLDPLAQMFMQEINRKRIGKNGIQKGTKLQIDTMRVKHIDMFDIATSADKLISSGIYTVNMILRALGEIPIDEDWADQHFITKNYSTIQEILEEQQKGGGKNAKTG encoded by the coding sequence ATGGGATTAAGTCTCAGAAAGCTATTCAAGGCAAGAGAAAAACCGGGAGAAGATGTGCAGCGGGTATCATCTGTGGAAATTGCAGATCAGCAGGTCCGTGATGCAGTAACAGAAATCTGTCTGAGAGAGCTGGCGTTCTGGACTTGTGTAGGAAAGATTGCCAACGCTCTGACAAAATGTGAATTTCGCACGTTTTACGAGGGAGAGGAACTGTTCAAAGATGAATATTATCTCTGGAACTACGAACCGAACCGCAACCAGAACAAAGCAGAATTTCTATCAAAGGCCATGGAGCAGTTATTCCGGAACAATGAGCTTTTGATAGTAGAGAGCTATGACGGACAGCTCCTGGTGGCTGATGATTTTTCCGTGACGAAAAATGCACTGTATGGAGACACTTATACCAATGTGCAGGTGGATGATTACACATTTTCGCGGTCATTCCGAAGTTCAGACGTGCTTCACTGGACACTCAACAACAAGAATGTAAACCGGATCATGCAGCACCTGTATGACTCATACAGCAAGCTGATTGATTATTCTGCAAAATCGTATCTCAAAAGCAGAGGCAGCAGGGGAACCCTGAACATTTCGGCAATGGCTCAGAGTGACAAATTGTTCAATGAGAAACTGGAAAAGCTCATGAATGAGTATTTCAAGTCATTCTTTGAAAGCCCAAACGCTGTCCTGCCACTGTTTGAGGGATATTCATACACAGACATTGGCTCAAAGACTTACAGTGAGGGAACCAGTCGTGATATCAAGAGTCAGTATGATGACATCTTTGACTTTACAGCCAGAGGATTCTCCATGCCGCCTACACTGGCCAAGGGAGACGTGCAGGACACCGAGAAAGCAGTGGACGAGATGTTGACGTTTTGCCTGGACCCGCTTGCACAGATGTTCATGCAGGAAATCAACCGCAAGAGGATTGGAAAAAACGGGATACAGAAAGGAACAAAGCTACAGATCGACACCATGAGAGTCAAACATATTGACATGTTCGACATTGCAACATCAGCAGACAAGCTCATCAGCTCCGGAATCTATACAGTGAATATGATTCTGAGAGCACTGGGAGAGATTCCGATAGATGAGGACTGGGCAGACCAGCATTTCATCACGAAAAACTACTCAACTATCCAGGAAATCCTGGAAGAACAGCAGAAAGGAGGTGGGAAGAATGCCAAGACAGGATAA
- a CDS encoding terminase TerL endonuclease subunit — MTMMTNCDPRIEAYMEAVETGKVEASKDVKALMKHVRKCFETEDIYVDQQQLTDYLGLARYFPYDEVFPWQQFVIGLHDCTYWRENGRPRWPDLFCLIGRGAGKDGTIALESTALASEYNGIREYDVDICANNEDQALRPVRDIVGAFEQPKWLKKLQRFFKWTREKVVCKSTRSTIKGHTNNPGGKDGLRSGMVVLNEIHQYQDYKNINVFTTGLGKKKHPRRSYYTTQGDVREGPLDDLLETAEGILFGGEPDNGLLPFICRLDSKAEVHDEKNWEKANPSLRYLPDLMEEIRKEYRDWLKRPEKFTAFMTKRMNLPDGSSEIKVCAYERIKATNRPVPVDDLVGRMCTCGIDFSKVTDMISVNLHFRDVDTRYDLNHSWLCLQSKDLPRIKAPWKEWADQGHITLVDDVEIHPELIVDYIATQMEYYSIKKMAIDDFRYALVAKYLQNIGFDAKVYKNLKLVRPSDIMKVAPVIDSCFANDYFVWGDNPVLRWATNNTKMVRYGRKPGKEDDADIGNFVYAKIEAKSRKTDPFMALAASMTVEDDLPYAQSVSAPDLGVFTY; from the coding sequence ATGACGATGATGACAAACTGTGATCCACGAATAGAAGCCTACATGGAGGCAGTGGAGACAGGAAAAGTGGAGGCGTCCAAAGATGTCAAGGCACTGATGAAACATGTCAGAAAGTGTTTTGAGACGGAGGACATCTATGTGGACCAGCAGCAGCTGACGGACTACCTGGGACTGGCACGATATTTCCCGTATGATGAGGTTTTTCCGTGGCAGCAGTTCGTGATTGGACTGCATGACTGCACATACTGGAGGGAAAATGGACGGCCAAGGTGGCCAGATTTGTTCTGCCTGATTGGGCGAGGTGCGGGAAAAGACGGAACAATAGCGCTGGAATCAACGGCACTGGCATCCGAATACAACGGAATCAGAGAGTATGACGTTGATATCTGTGCGAACAATGAGGACCAGGCTCTCCGGCCGGTACGGGATATCGTTGGAGCATTCGAGCAGCCTAAGTGGCTCAAAAAGCTCCAGCGATTTTTTAAGTGGACAAGGGAGAAAGTGGTCTGCAAGAGCACAAGGTCAACAATAAAGGGACATACAAACAATCCGGGCGGAAAAGATGGTCTCCGCTCCGGAATGGTAGTGCTCAATGAGATTCATCAGTATCAAGACTATAAGAATATCAATGTATTTACGACCGGCCTGGGAAAGAAGAAACACCCACGCCGGTCATATTACACTACCCAGGGAGATGTCAGGGAGGGACCGCTGGATGATCTGCTGGAGACAGCAGAGGGAATCCTGTTCGGAGGAGAACCAGACAACGGCCTACTACCGTTTATCTGCCGGTTGGACAGCAAGGCAGAGGTACACGATGAGAAGAACTGGGAAAAGGCTAACCCATCATTGAGATACCTGCCGGATCTCATGGAGGAGATCCGGAAAGAATACAGAGACTGGTTAAAACGGCCTGAGAAGTTCACGGCATTCATGACCAAGAGAATGAACCTCCCAGACGGTTCCAGCGAGATCAAAGTGTGTGCTTATGAAAGAATCAAAGCCACTAACAGACCTGTACCGGTAGATGATCTGGTGGGAAGAATGTGCACCTGTGGCATCGACTTCTCAAAAGTCACTGATATGATTTCCGTCAATCTCCATTTCAGAGACGTGGATACCAGGTATGATCTAAACCATTCCTGGCTCTGCCTGCAGTCAAAAGACTTGCCAAGAATAAAGGCACCATGGAAAGAATGGGCGGATCAGGGACATATCACACTGGTTGATGATGTGGAAATCCACCCGGAGCTGATCGTGGACTATATTGCAACTCAGATGGAATACTATTCGATCAAGAAAATGGCAATAGATGATTTCCGTTATGCTCTGGTGGCCAAGTATCTGCAGAACATTGGTTTTGATGCAAAAGTGTACAAAAACCTAAAACTGGTAAGACCGTCAGACATCATGAAAGTTGCGCCGGTTATAGACAGCTGTTTTGCAAATGACTATTTCGTGTGGGGAGATAACCCGGTGTTGCGTTGGGCAACAAATAACACAAAGATGGTCAGATACGGCCGGAAACCGGGAAAGGAAGACGATGCCGATATTGGAAACTTTGTATATGCAAAGATTGAGGCAAAGTCAAGAAAGACAGACCCATTTATGGCATTGGCCGCATCTATGACGGTAGAGGATGACCTGCCGTATGCTCAGAGCGTAAGCGCGCCGGATCTGGGCGTATTCACATATTAG
- a CDS encoding P27 family phage terminase small subunit, translating into MAQKKSDILESLISQLEKKQADISCFLDLIDDYMALYDIKKKLKTDIKKRGVSYEAQSASGKATIIKQNQSVKDLVAVNKQMLMILDKLGLTTEKTIRDDDDDKL; encoded by the coding sequence ATGGCGCAAAAAAAATCGGATATATTAGAAAGTTTAATTTCTCAGCTTGAGAAAAAACAGGCTGATATTTCATGTTTTTTGGACCTCATAGATGACTATATGGCCCTCTACGATATCAAGAAAAAGCTAAAAACAGACATAAAAAAGAGAGGAGTATCCTATGAGGCACAATCTGCATCCGGCAAGGCCACCATCATAAAACAAAATCAATCCGTCAAAGATCTGGTGGCCGTAAATAAGCAAATGCTTATGATATTGGACAAGCTGGGTCTGACCACGGAGAAAACCATAAGGGATGACGATGATGACAAACTGTGA
- a CDS encoding HNH endonuclease, with product MTQEQIDYVKKCIREDIHRFYVWGPWKKVRREVLQMDHGECQRCKAKKIYTKATTVHHVNYVKKHPDMALEIWYEWHGVRKRNLVSLCHDCHEAVHGYRKPEKKETLTEERWD from the coding sequence ATGACACAAGAACAGATTGATTATGTGAAAAAGTGCATCAGAGAGGACATTCACAGATTCTACGTGTGGGGACCATGGAAGAAAGTACGTAGAGAGGTTCTGCAGATGGATCATGGAGAGTGCCAGAGATGCAAGGCAAAGAAGATATACACGAAAGCTACGACAGTGCATCATGTGAACTATGTCAAGAAACATCCGGACATGGCTCTGGAGATATGGTATGAGTGGCATGGTGTACGAAAAAGGAACCTGGTCAGTCTGTGCCACGACTGCCATGAGGCAGTGCATGGATACAGGAAACCAGAGAAGAAAGAAACTCTGACAGAGGAAAGGTGGGATTGA
- a CDS encoding ASCH domain-containing protein produces the protein MLILPIKRKWFDMILSGEKKEEYRDIKPYYDTRLLDAFGMIWVGDELIRAPMPELQKNRVQLVAFRNGYGKDVPTIWTECSLSAGYGREEWGAEPGKKYYILTIENIGGMKL, from the coding sequence ATGCTGATATTACCAATAAAACGAAAATGGTTTGATATGATCCTCTCCGGAGAGAAGAAAGAGGAGTACAGAGATATCAAGCCATATTATGACACAAGGCTCCTGGACGCATTCGGAATGATCTGGGTGGGAGATGAACTGATCCGCGCTCCGATGCCGGAACTGCAGAAAAACAGAGTGCAACTGGTGGCATTCCGGAACGGATACGGGAAAGATGTACCGACAATATGGACAGAGTGCTCACTATCGGCCGGATATGGCCGGGAAGAATGGGGAGCAGAACCAGGAAAGAAATATTATATTTTAACGATTGAGAACATAGGAGGCATGAAGCTATGA
- a CDS encoding single-stranded DNA-binding protein, whose amino-acid sequence MNKVILMGRLTRDPEVRYSAGDNSTAVARYTLAVNRRFKRDNEPTADFVPCVAFGKAAEFAEKWFRQGMQVAISGRIQTGSYTNREGRKIYTTEVVLEEQEFAESKRDGNAPVPQPADAGDGFMNIPDGIEDNIPFN is encoded by the coding sequence GTGAATAAGGTCATTTTGATGGGACGTCTCACACGAGATCCAGAGGTGCGATACTCAGCAGGAGACAATTCCACAGCAGTTGCCAGGTACACACTGGCAGTCAATAGGAGATTCAAGAGAGATAATGAACCGACAGCGGATTTTGTTCCGTGTGTGGCGTTCGGTAAGGCGGCGGAGTTTGCAGAGAAATGGTTTCGCCAGGGAATGCAGGTGGCAATTTCTGGAAGAATCCAGACAGGGAGCTACACCAACAGAGAGGGCAGAAAGATCTATACCACTGAGGTAGTCCTGGAGGAGCAGGAGTTCGCAGAAAGCAAAAGAGACGGAAATGCACCGGTTCCACAACCTGCAGATGCTGGAGATGGATTCATGAACATTCCGGACGGCATTGAGGACAATATTCCATTCAACTAG
- a CDS encoding LexA family protein, producing the protein MRSAKEYKAIREEIYRFIGAYITKHVYAPSNKEIAEAVGISGTTVHRHIIDMIDEGILETDAEPGTQRAIRIRNTQVVKRRKKSE; encoded by the coding sequence ATGAGAAGTGCAAAGGAATACAAAGCAATCCGGGAAGAAATCTATAGATTTATCGGCGCATACATAACAAAACACGTATACGCGCCAAGTAACAAAGAGATAGCAGAGGCTGTAGGAATATCCGGAACAACAGTGCACAGACACATCATTGACATGATTGATGAGGGCATTCTGGAGACTGATGCAGAACCAGGAACACAGAGAGCAATACGGATCAGAAACACACAGGTAGTGAAAAGGAGAAAAAAGAGTGAATAA